The following is a genomic window from Methanolinea sp..
CGAATCCCTGAAGTACGAGATCGTCCTCCGGGGCGCGTCGTTCTCCGAGTGCAGGGAATACGTGAGAAAGAACTGCAGGGAGGTCGTCACCGTGAACCCCGGGTTCGTCCTCTTCGAAAAGCCCGTCGTGGGTGTCCCCCCCGTGCTCATCGGGCTCGACGGGGACACGATCACGTTCCCCTACACGAAACCCTGCTACGGGTCGTTCCTCCTGCGCGCCGAGAGCCGGGAGGAGGCGGCACGCCTGCGGGCGCTCGCGGGGAAGCGAACCTGACAAACGCCCCGTCGCACTTGCGAGGGTGAAAAAAAGGAGGGATATATGACCGTGCGGGAAGGTCAAAGCGTGGAGCAACCTGCCCAAGGGGAGATTTCGGTACTCGTGGGAGGGAAGGCAGGCGACGGGATCAACAGCGCGGGGTACCTCGTCGCCCAGATCCTCTCCCACGCGGGGTACAGGGTGTACATGTACTTCGACTACCCCTCCCTCATCAAGGGGGGGCACAACTTCGCGATAGTGAGGGCATCCCCCGAGAGGAAGGGGGCAGTCCGTGAAGCCGTCGACTTTGTCCTCGCGCTCAACCAGGACACCCTCGATCTCCACCGGTGGCGGATCCGGGAGGGGACGGTGACGATCTGCGACGGCTGGCAGGTGAAGGGGGGTGACGTCCGCGTCCCCGTCCCCGATATCCTCAGGGAGGAGGGTGCACCGCCCGTCATGGGCAACTCGTGCCTCATCGGCGCGTTCGCCCGGGCCGCGGGGATACGCTGGGAGATCCTCGCGGAGGTCTTCGCGCGCCACGTCCGGAAAGGACTGGAAATGAACCTGAAGGTCGCGAGGCGGGGGTACGAGCTCTCGAGGGAGTACCGCGCGATAAGGGAGCTTGACGCCCGGCCCGCGCCCATCATCTCGGGGAACGAGGCGATCGGCCTCGGCCTCATCCACGGCGGGCTCGACGCGTACGTCGCGTACCCGATGACCCCGACGTCAAACCTCCTCCACTTCCTCGCCGAGAACGCGGGGGATGCCGGGATTACCGTCTTCCACCCGGAGAACGAGATCGCGGTGATGCTCATGGCACTCGGGTTCGCGTACGCGGGCAAGAGGACGGCCGTCGGGACGTCGGGGGGTGGCTTCTGCCTCATGACGGAAGGACTCTCCCTCTCGGGCGGCGCCGAGATCCCGGTCGTCGTCGTCCTCGGCCAGAGGCCGGGCCCGAGCACCGGCATGCCGACCTACACCGCCCAGTCCGACCTCCACTTCGCCCTCCACGCCGGGCAGGGGGAGTTCCCCCGTCTCGTCGTCGCGCCGGGCGACCCCATGCAGGCATTCACGTGGAGTTCCCTTTCGCTCGACCTCGCGTGGAAATACCAGGTACCCGCTATCGTCCTCTGCGACAAGACCCTCTGCGAGGGGTACTACAGCGCCGATATCCCGGCGGGGGACGTCCCCCGCGCGGGGGGTGTCAAGGCGGGTGAACCCGGCCCCGGCTACAAGCGGTACCTCCTGACGGAGGACGGGGTGAGCCCGCTCCTCTTCCCCGGGGCGCCGGGAACCCTCGTGAAGGTGAACAGCTACACCCACGACGAGGCGGGGATCACCACGGAAGACCCGACGGTGGCTGCCCTGATGGCAGAGAAGAGGGCGAGGAAGGGAAAGGCGCTCGAGGCTGCCGTCGCGGAATTGCCCGCCGTGTTCACGGGTGGCACGAAGGACGCGGAAAGGGCACTCGTCTGCTGGGGATCGACCGTCAGCGCGTGCTGCGAGGTGGGCCGCGAGCGTAATTTCCGCGTGGTCCAACCGGTCGTCCTCTCCCCGTTCCCGCGGGAGCAGTTCCTCGCCGCCCTCGGGGGAACGGGGGACCTCGTCGTCGTGGAGGAGAACTCTTGCGGCCAGCTCGAGATGCTCCTCGCCCGCCACGGCGTGCGCGCCACCGCGTCCGTGCGGAAGTACGACGGCCGGCCGTTCTCCGTCGACGAGCTCTCGCGCCGTCTCGGGGAGGTGGCACCGTGACGGAACAAAAGCTCGTCACCCCCGCGCAGAACACGTGGTGCCCGGGCTGCGGGAACTTCGTCATCCAGTTCGCCCTCCGCGACGCCCTCCGCGCGGCCATCGAGAGAGGCACGGACCCGGACTCGATAGTCCTCGTGACCGGGATCGGCTGCCACGCGAAGATGGCCGACTACCTCGCCGTCAACAGCTTCTACGCGATACACGGGAGGACGGTCCCGGTCGCGACAGGGATAAAGATGGCAAACCCGGACCTGTCTGTCATCTGCTGCGCGGGCGACGGCGATGCCTACGCAGAGGGGCTCGACCACCTCGTCTTCTCCGCGAAGAGGAACAGCGACATCACCGTAATCGTCCACAACAACAGGGTTTACGGCCTCACGACCGGCCAGTACACCCCCACGTCGCCCTACGGTTTCAGGGGGAGGTCGACGCCCGCCGGAACCGTGGAGCCGCCCCTCAACCCGCTCGCCCTCATGCTCTCGAGCGGCGCCACTTTCGTTGCCCGCGGGTGCACCCGGCGCAAGAAAGACCTCGAGGGGATCTTTTCGGAGGCGATGGAGCACAGGGGATTTGCCTTCGTCGACGTGCTCCAGGTCTGCGCCACGTACTTCAATGCGGCGGACGTGTACGACAGGTTCGTGTACCCCCTCGAGGGGCACGACACGGGAGACTTCGCGGCGGCATTCAGGAAGGCCCGGGAGTGGGACTACACGAGTGAAGGTCCCATCGCGACGGGCATTTTCTACAGGGCGAGCCGCCCGACGCTCGAGGAGACGATGAAACCGGTCAGCCGCGCGGGGAAAGTCCCCGCGGAGACCATCGCGAAGATACTGGAGGCAAGGAAGTAGCTCCACGGGGGAGAGGGAACCGTTGCAGGGGAATGGGTGTGGAAATCTCCGTGTCGCCCGTCGTGACTCCACGCGAAATTTCCGTATTCCGAGGTGATCTTGCCCGTGAACGATGCGAACCTCTTTGAGTCGGTAAAGAAGAACCTCTGCTCCTGCTCCGCAGACCTCGCGCTCGACGAGAACGTCGAGGCACTCCTCAAGATGCCCCAGCGTGAGATCTCGGTTGCAATCCCGGTGAGGATGGACGACGGGAAGATTCGCGTCTTCCAGGCGTTCCGCGTCCAGTACAACGATGCCCTCGGCCCGACGAAGGGGGGTATCCGGTACCACCCGGACGAGACCATCGAGACGATAAGGGGCCTTGCCGCCATCATGACATGGAAGTGTGCCCTCCACGAGCTCCCCCTCGGCGGGGCGAAGGGAGGGGTCGTCTGCAATCCCAAGGCTCTCTCGCCCGGCGAGCTCGAAAGATTGAGCAGGGCATACGTGCAGGCGATGTTCCCCTACCTAGGGCCCGACAGGGACATCCCTGCCCCGGACGTCTACACCGACGAGCGCGTCATGGCGTGGATGGTGGACGAGTACTCGCGCATCGCCGGGAAGACGACATTCGCGGCCTTCACCGGGAAACCCCTCGCCCTCGGGGGTTCCGAGGGGCGCGCGGAAGCCACGGCGCGCGGCGGCTGGTTCACGGTGAGGGATGCGATGCAGGCAGCCGGGGCAGATACGCGCGGGGCCACGGTCGCGGTGCAGGGATTCGGGAACGTCGGCGCCCACGCGGCGATCCTCGGGGAGGAGGAGTTCGGCGCGAGGGTGGTCGCGGTGAGCGACAGCACCGGGGGCATCTACAACCCTGACGGCCTGCCCACGAGGGAGGTCCTCTCCCACAAGAGGAAGACAGGGAGCGTCCTTGGATTTCCCGGCGCGACCCGGATATCGAACGAGGAACTCCTCGCCCTTTCCGTCGACGTCCTCGTCCCCGCCGCCCTCGAGAACGCGATCACCCTCGCGAACGCGGGGAAGGTGAGGGCGGCAATGGTCGCCGAGTTCGCAAACGGCCCAGTGAGCCACGAGGCAGACGGGATCCTCTTCGCGTCGGGGATAAAGGTCCTCCCCGACCTCCTCGCGAACGCGGGGGGCGTGATCGTCTCCTACTTCGAGATGATCCAGAATTTCACCATGGACCACTGGGACGTCCGGGAGGTGAACAAGAGGCTCGAGGAGAGGATGGTGCGGTCATCCCGCAGGGTCAGGGCACTCGCGGAGGAAAACGGTGTCTCCCTCCGGAAGGCAGCGTACACCATCGCCGTGGGACGCGTCGCGAACGCGATGCGGCTCCGCGGGTGGGCGTGAACGGGGACGGCCTGCCAACCGGCCCCGGGTTCCCCCCGATCCCGGGAAGGCGGGCTCGCCGTCGATTGCCCCGGCGAGGGTACAGGAGCGCGACAAACCCTTCCGGAAGCGGGGACGGAGCGGCGGGTATTAATTCCCGCCCACGAGATAACGGGAGGTGGTCTGGTCCATGTGGGAATTCTCGGTCTCCGGCGATGTCTTCGCGTGGGTGATCCTCCCTCTCCTCATCTTCTCCGCGAGGATCTGCGACGTGAGCCTCGGGACGCTGCGCGTCATCTTCATCTCGAGGGGATTTCGCAGGATCGCGCCGCTCGTGGGATTCTTCGAGGTGATCATCTGGCTCCTCGCCATCGGGCAGGTGATGCAGAACGTGGAGAATATCGCCTCTTACATCGCGTACGGCGGGGGGTTCGCGACGGGGACGTGGGTCGGGATGGCTGTGGAAGAGAGGCTCTCCCTCGGCAACGTCATAATACGCGTGATCACGCAGAAGGATGCGCAGCCGCTCATCCAGGAACTGCGCGGGATGGACGTGGGGGTCACTGTGATGGATGCCGAGGGGGCGAGGGGCCCTGTCAAGGTCCTCCTCTCGGTGTGCAGGCGCCAGGACCTCCCCCGCGTCCTCGCCTCCATCGACCGCCACCAGCCCGGCGCGTTCTTCACGGTCGAGGAGGTAAAAACCGTGAAGGAGGGGATATTCCCGAAAGGCCGGGGAGGATTCAGGTTGGAATGGAAGGACGCGCTCGGGTACTTCCGGAAGGGGAACTAAAGCGCGGGAGGATTCGCCCGCGCGGTCGTGCCACGCGCGCGGGAAAAAGCGGCGTGAAAGGGCGAGGATGGGGCAGCGCGGTGCAGTTTCAAGGGGGAGGGGAGGGAGACCGGCGGCCCTGTCCGCGCGCCGGAACAATGGATTCCCTCGCCGGACGCGTCCCGCTGCGGCCGCGGGGGACCCGGAGATGATGCGGGCCGGCGCAGGGGGCCGCGCACTCCTCGCGGTGCTCTGCATCGCGTCCCTCGCGGGATTCGCCCACGCGGACGCCGTCCTCGCCGGCCCCCCTCCGGGGGATGGCAATATCGAGGCGTTCTTCAACGGGGTTATCCCCTCTCAGCTGGCGAAGTACCACATCCCGGGTGCAGCCATCGTCGTCGTCCGGGGAGACGGGGTCGTCTTCGCCCGCGGGTACGGGCACGCGGATCCCCTCGCGGGCGAACCCATGGATCCTGCCCGCACCCTCGTCAGGGTGGGATCGATCTCGAAAGTCGTCACGTGGATCGGCGTCATGCAGCAGGTGGACCGGGGGAACCTCGACCTCGACACGGACATCAACGTGTACCTCTCCGGTGTCCGCGTTGCCGACACGTACCCGGGGTGGCCCGTCACGCTCCGGCACCTGATGACCCACTCCGCGGGGTTCGAGGACAGGCTCGCAGGGATCTTCACCCCGGAGGGGAGCACGCCCCTCCCGCCCTGCGCGGCCCTCGCCCGCGGGATGCCGGCGCGGGTCCGGCCGCCGGGTGAGGTCCCCTCCTACTCGAACCACGGTGCGGCCCTCGCTGCGTGCGCGATCGAGAACGCCACGGGCACGCGGTTCGAGGAGTACGCCGAGTACGAGATCCTCCGCCCGGTCGGGATGGGAAACAGCACCTTTCTCCAGCCCCCTCCGGCTGGGCTCCGGGAACGTCTCGCGGGCGGGTTCGTCTTTTCGGGCGGGAAATACGAGCGGCAGGACTTCGAGCACGTCACGTTCCCCGCCTCCGGCGGCCTCAGCGCAACCCCCCTCGACATGGGCCTGCTGGTGGCGTGCCTCCTGAACGGGGGGAACGTCTCGGGGAGGCAGGCCATCGACGGGAGGGTCGTGCGGTCCCTCTTTGAAATCTGCTACTCCCCCGACCCGAGGGTGGAAGGGTGGCGCGGGGGATTCATGGAGATGCGGGAGGACGGCCGGTACGTGCTCTGGCACGGGGGTGACACCCTCCACTCTAGTTCCCTCCTCGCCCTCTACCCGGCGGAGAGAACCGGTCTCTTTGTCACGTACAACTCTGGGAACGGGGCTGTTCCCGCGAGGGAGATCCTCTCGGCGTTCACGCGGCAGGTCACCCCCTGTCCCGAACCACCCCTCGCTGTTGCCTGCGGCACTCCCGGGAAGGGACGGGACCCGCCGCTGACCGAGGTTCCCGCGGAGGAGGGGCGGTACGTCTCGACGAGGAGACCCGTGACAAATTACGAGAGGGTCCTCCTCCTCTCCCCTGCCGCAGAATACTCCATCGACGTGAGAAAGGTGCCGGACGGCGGGATCGAGGTAGGGGGAACGAGGCTCTCGCCGGTCTCCCCGGGATCGTTCGCGGACCCCGGGGGCAGGGTCAGGGCAGTCTTCGTGTCGCCACCGTCCGGTGGCAGAAAGTACCTCCTCCTCGCGAACAGCCCGGGCGCGATGTACGAGAAGGTGGAATGGTACGGGGACCCGTCCTTCGTGGTACCCCTCCTCGTCGCGAGCCTCACCGTCCTCCTCGCGTACCTGGTCACCTGCGCGGCATCCATCGTCCTGCCCGCGCGGCACGTGACGAAACGGAGGATCTCCCTGTACCACCTCCACTTCTCCATCCTCTCCGGCCTTTGCGTCGCCTTCGTCCTCGCCCTGTTCTCCCTGCTGCGGGGGGACAGGATATTTTACTTCCCCGGCGCCACCCTCTCGATCGTCCTCTCCCTCCCCCTCCTCACCCTCGCCATGACGGGGATCTCGGTCCCCCTCGCCGCGAGGGCGTGGACCCGGCGAGATCACGCGCGGGGCGACCGGATAGGGTTCCTCGCCGTCACCGCGGCGGCAACTGTCTTCTCGTGGTGGACGGTCACGTGGAACCTCGTCCGGTTCCCGATTTGACGGGGAGGGCCGGAAACGGTTATCATCGTGCAGCGACACAGGGGGAAGCGTATGGAGCATTCTCCGGTCATCGCGTGGGTGATCGTCGCAGTCGCGGCGGGAATAACCGCGCTCGCGATCCTCGGCGTGGCATTGCCCGGGGGGTTCCACGGGGACCGCGCACCCGCCGCGGAGACCGCGCCCGGACCACCGGGGGTATCAGACGGAATCCCTCTCCCGCCCCCCGCGAAGGGGGGTTCTCTCTCCCTCGAGGAGGCCATCGCGAAGAGGAGGTCGCAGAGGAGCTTTAGCGCAAGACCACTCGCCCTCTCCGACGTCTCGCAACTCCTCTGGGCAGCGCAGGGAATCACCGGGGAGAGAGGATTCCGGAGTGTGCCTTCGGCCGGCGCTCTCTACCCGCTCGAGGTGCTCCTCGTCGCAGGCAGCGTGGAGGGTCTGCGACCCGGCGTCTACCGCTACGTCCCCGCCACGCATTCCCTGCGGGTGGAGAGGGAAGGGGACATCCGGCAGAACCTCCAGTCGGCGGCCGTGAACCAGCCCGCCGTCGGGCAGGCGCCCGCGACCATCGCGATCGCGGCGGTCCCCTCCCGGACCACGGCCAAATACGGGGAACGCGGCACCCGCTACGTCCACATGGAGGCAGGGCACGCGGGGCAGAACGTGTACCTCCAGGCAGAAGCGCTCGGGCTCGGAACGGTCGCGATCGGGGCATTCTCCGACGAGCGTGTCGCGGCGCTCCTGGACCTCGGCGAGGGTGAGGTCCCGCTCTACCTCATGCCGGTGGGCCACCCGCCGTGAAGACTGCCCACCTCTCACTCGAGCATCACGAGGCCTATCGAGACGATGTTCCCGTGCTCGATCATCCCGTACTCCATGTCCCGGCACGGGACGACGTGGAGGTCCCACCCCACGTTCCTCGCCGTGGAGAAGACGTCTATGCCCGCGGCCTCCATGCTCGGCCTCACAAGGTCCATGTGCCTGCACATCCGCCGTATGCTCTCGTCGACGATCCCGGGCTGCTCCTCTGCCACGCAGTGCTGGTGCGCGCAGTAGATGCAGGGGTACGCGCCGAACCCGAAAGCCTTGTAAAAATCGTGGTAGAACGCGGTCTTCTCGAGGAAATGGACCGTCCCGTTCACCCAGAGGATGAGGTCGCGGAAGAACGGGTGGAAGTCCTTTGGGATCTCGTCCGGTGAAATCTGCGGGTGCCCCGGGATACCGTCGAACCGGAGGAGGAGCCCCGTCGAGTACTCGGCGATCATCCGCCTCGTCTCTTCCGGCGACGGGGCATAAGGCGGGCAGCTCATGTGCTTCCCGTACCCCTTGCACCCGTACCTGCACTTGAACCGCACCCACTCGGAAACGACCACGTCCCTTGACCGTATCGGGCGGGCACTCGCCCCCCTCTCCTCCGCGAGGCGGGAGAGTTCCGCGATCTCGGCTTTCACCCTCTCGTTCATCCTCTCGTCCCGTGTTGACTCTTTCTGGGATCCCGGCAAAAAAGGTATCGCGGGGTCCGAAACGCAGATAACAGGCGCGTGACCACAGGTGACGTGTGAAGGAGGCCGGAGATCTCCCGCGGGAGAAGGTCATCGAGGCCGCGGGGAGGTCGTATCTCGTCAGGATGCGGGAGGAAGACCTCGGCGCGGTGTACCCCGGGATGGTGAGGTATACCGTCGAGCTCGTGGAAGGGGGGAGGATAGTATCGGTCTTCCGGACGAACACCTACGAGTACGCCCCGACGATGCCCTACGATGCCCGCGAGGTCGCGGAGAGGACCTTTGCGAGGTGGGTGAGGGAACTCGGGGAGGACGCCGCGGGATTCGAGCCGCCCGTTGCAACGCGGTTCGCGCGTGGGGTGCAAACCCCCTCCCCGCCGCCGGCGGTCGTCGTCATCCAGGGGAGCCCACGTCCGGGGGGGAACTGTTCCATCCTCGCCTCGTGGGTAGCGGGAGAGGCGGGGGCCATGGGCCTTTTCGCGAGCGTCGTGTACCCCCACGACATGGACATCCACCCCTGCACGGGGTGCTACCAGTGCTACAACACGGGCGAGTGCGTCTTTGACGACGACATGGCGGGGATAATCGATGCGGTGAGCCGCTGCCGCCTCCTCGTCGTCTGTACCCCCGTCTACACGAACACGGTCCCGGCGGGGACAAAGGCGCTCTTCGACAGGTTCCAGGCGTACCACGCGCAGCGGACGCTCAGCCCGCAACCCCCCGGCAAGGGGGCGGCAGGCCTCCTCGTCGCGGTCGCGGGGAGGAGGGGGAAGGAGAATTTCACCTGCGTGTCGCGGGTCGTGTCCGCTTTCTTCTCGATCGCGGGCATCAGGGCCGGAAAGCCGCTGCTCATCGACGGCATGGACGAAAAAAGGGACGTCCGGTCCATCGGCGGCCTCGAGGAGGATGTCCGGGCGGCTGTCAGGGCCGCACTCGGCGAGGGCTAGGGCGGTTTCACGGTCCCCGGGGATCAGGCGTCGAGCGTGCGGTCACCGGTCCGCCGGACGAGGTGCGGTCCCTCCTGGAGGGGATCGTTCACGAGCCTCGACACGTGGTACGCCTCGAGCACGTCCTCGGGATACGGGGAGAGGATTTCCGCGAGCTCCTCCCTCCGGATGGGTCCCGGCGCGATCCACCGCGCCTCGTCCTCACGGCGGAGGATGGCCGGCATCCTGTCGTGGA
Proteins encoded in this region:
- a CDS encoding DUF1894 domain-containing protein, which gives rise to MACIESLKYEIVLRGASFSECREYVRKNCREVVTVNPGFVLFEKPVVGVPPVLIGLDGDTITFPYTKPCYGSFLLRAESREEAARLRALAGKRT
- a CDS encoding 2-oxoacid:acceptor oxidoreductase subunit alpha; the encoded protein is MGGKAGDGINSAGYLVAQILSHAGYRVYMYFDYPSLIKGGHNFAIVRASPERKGAVREAVDFVLALNQDTLDLHRWRIREGTVTICDGWQVKGGDVRVPVPDILREEGAPPVMGNSCLIGAFARAAGIRWEILAEVFARHVRKGLEMNLKVARRGYELSREYRAIRELDARPAPIISGNEAIGLGLIHGGLDAYVAYPMTPTSNLLHFLAENAGDAGITVFHPENEIAVMLMALGFAYAGKRTAVGTSGGGFCLMTEGLSLSGGAEIPVVVVLGQRPGPSTGMPTYTAQSDLHFALHAGQGEFPRLVVAPGDPMQAFTWSSLSLDLAWKYQVPAIVLCDKTLCEGYYSADIPAGDVPRAGGVKAGEPGPGYKRYLLTEDGVSPLLFPGAPGTLVKVNSYTHDEAGITTEDPTVAALMAEKRARKGKALEAAVAELPAVFTGGTKDAERALVCWGSTVSACCEVGRERNFRVVQPVVLSPFPREQFLAALGGTGDLVVVEENSCGQLEMLLARHGVRATASVRKYDGRPFSVDELSRRLGEVAP
- a CDS encoding thiamine pyrophosphate-dependent enzyme codes for the protein MTEQKLVTPAQNTWCPGCGNFVIQFALRDALRAAIERGTDPDSIVLVTGIGCHAKMADYLAVNSFYAIHGRTVPVATGIKMANPDLSVICCAGDGDAYAEGLDHLVFSAKRNSDITVIVHNNRVYGLTTGQYTPTSPYGFRGRSTPAGTVEPPLNPLALMLSSGATFVARGCTRRKKDLEGIFSEAMEHRGFAFVDVLQVCATYFNAADVYDRFVYPLEGHDTGDFAAAFRKAREWDYTSEGPIATGIFYRASRPTLEETMKPVSRAGKVPAETIAKILEARK
- a CDS encoding Glu/Leu/Phe/Val dehydrogenase — protein: MNDANLFESVKKNLCSCSADLALDENVEALLKMPQREISVAIPVRMDDGKIRVFQAFRVQYNDALGPTKGGIRYHPDETIETIRGLAAIMTWKCALHELPLGGAKGGVVCNPKALSPGELERLSRAYVQAMFPYLGPDRDIPAPDVYTDERVMAWMVDEYSRIAGKTTFAAFTGKPLALGGSEGRAEATARGGWFTVRDAMQAAGADTRGATVAVQGFGNVGAHAAILGEEEFGARVVAVSDSTGGIYNPDGLPTREVLSHKRKTGSVLGFPGATRISNEELLALSVDVLVPAALENAITLANAGKVRAAMVAEFANGPVSHEADGILFASGIKVLPDLLANAGGVIVSYFEMIQNFTMDHWDVREVNKRLEERMVRSSRRVRALAEENGVSLRKAAYTIAVGRVANAMRLRGWA
- a CDS encoding DUF2179 domain-containing protein is translated as MWEFSVSGDVFAWVILPLLIFSARICDVSLGTLRVIFISRGFRRIAPLVGFFEVIIWLLAIGQVMQNVENIASYIAYGGGFATGTWVGMAVEERLSLGNVIIRVITQKDAQPLIQELRGMDVGVTVMDAEGARGPVKVLLSVCRRQDLPRVLASIDRHQPGAFFTVEEVKTVKEGIFPKGRGGFRLEWKDALGYFRKGN
- a CDS encoding serine hydrolase domain-containing protein, with translation MMRAGAGGRALLAVLCIASLAGFAHADAVLAGPPPGDGNIEAFFNGVIPSQLAKYHIPGAAIVVVRGDGVVFARGYGHADPLAGEPMDPARTLVRVGSISKVVTWIGVMQQVDRGNLDLDTDINVYLSGVRVADTYPGWPVTLRHLMTHSAGFEDRLAGIFTPEGSTPLPPCAALARGMPARVRPPGEVPSYSNHGAALAACAIENATGTRFEEYAEYEILRPVGMGNSTFLQPPPAGLRERLAGGFVFSGGKYERQDFEHVTFPASGGLSATPLDMGLLVACLLNGGNVSGRQAIDGRVVRSLFEICYSPDPRVEGWRGGFMEMREDGRYVLWHGGDTLHSSSLLALYPAERTGLFVTYNSGNGAVPAREILSAFTRQVTPCPEPPLAVACGTPGKGRDPPLTEVPAEEGRYVSTRRPVTNYERVLLLSPAAEYSIDVRKVPDGGIEVGGTRLSPVSPGSFADPGGRVRAVFVSPPSGGRKYLLLANSPGAMYEKVEWYGDPSFVVPLLVASLTVLLAYLVTCAASIVLPARHVTKRRISLYHLHFSILSGLCVAFVLALFSLLRGDRIFYFPGATLSIVLSLPLLTLAMTGISVPLAARAWTRRDHARGDRIGFLAVTAAATVFSWWTVTWNLVRFPI
- a CDS encoding SagB/ThcOx family dehydrogenase is translated as MEHSPVIAWVIVAVAAGITALAILGVALPGGFHGDRAPAAETAPGPPGVSDGIPLPPPAKGGSLSLEEAIAKRRSQRSFSARPLALSDVSQLLWAAQGITGERGFRSVPSAGALYPLEVLLVAGSVEGLRPGVYRYVPATHSLRVEREGDIRQNLQSAAVNQPAVGQAPATIAIAAVPSRTTAKYGERGTRYVHMEAGHAGQNVYLQAEALGLGTVAIGAFSDERVAALLDLGEGEVPLYLMPVGHPP
- a CDS encoding DUF2284 domain-containing protein, producing MNERVKAEIAELSRLAEERGASARPIRSRDVVVSEWVRFKCRYGCKGYGKHMSCPPYAPSPEETRRMIAEYSTGLLLRFDGIPGHPQISPDEIPKDFHPFFRDLILWVNGTVHFLEKTAFYHDFYKAFGFGAYPCIYCAHQHCVAEEQPGIVDESIRRMCRHMDLVRPSMEAAGIDVFSTARNVGWDLHVVPCRDMEYGMIEHGNIVSIGLVMLE
- a CDS encoding flavodoxin family protein; the protein is MKEAGDLPREKVIEAAGRSYLVRMREEDLGAVYPGMVRYTVELVEGGRIVSVFRTNTYEYAPTMPYDAREVAERTFARWVRELGEDAAGFEPPVATRFARGVQTPSPPPAVVVIQGSPRPGGNCSILASWVAGEAGAMGLFASVVYPHDMDIHPCTGCYQCYNTGECVFDDDMAGIIDAVSRCRLLVVCTPVYTNTVPAGTKALFDRFQAYHAQRTLSPQPPGKGAAGLLVAVAGRRGKENFTCVSRVVSAFFSIAGIRAGKPLLIDGMDEKRDVRSIGGLEEDVRAAVRAALGEG